Proteins encoded within one genomic window of Gloeobacter kilaueensis JS1:
- the uca gene encoding urea carboxylase yields the protein MFTKVLVANRGEIACRIIRTLERLGIASVAVYSEADAYAAHVAAASEAVAIGPGPVAESYLRADRIIEAARRTGAEAVHPGYGLLSENADFAGACEGEGLVFIGPTPAQLRSFGLKHRARELAAQSQVPLLPGTAILQSLEEAQQAASRIGYPVMLKSTAGGGGIGLRLCRSEAVLAESLAAVQRLSRNNFAEEGVYLEKFVERARHIEVQIFGDGQGRVVALGERDCSIQRRNQKVIEETPAPHIDAAARQALFAAAVRLARSVNYRSAGTVEFIFDAQGEAFYFLEMNTRLQVEHGVTEAVTGIDLVEWMVRLAAGDASFLEERVKSTGHAIEVRLYAEDPLRQFRPSTGTLNEVRLPTSVRCDGWIERGSEITPFYDPLLAKLIAAGTTRPEALARLRGALAECAIAGVETNLDYLQQITADPAFTQGQLTTRFLDHFHYAPRYLEVIEAGTQTTIQDYPGRVGYWDIGVPPSGPMDALAFRLANRAVGNPSWAAGLECTLQGPVLRFYTDALICLAGAAMAAELDGEAVPFWQPVAVAAGSCLRLGTVGSGGYRTYLAIRGGFDVPAYLGSRSTFTLGRFGGHRGRTLLAGDLLPVGEEPEEGTAPAALPAALIPDYPGAWEIGVMYGPHGAPDFFSDRDIEVFFASAWQVHYNSARTGVRLIGPKPEWARRDGGEAGLHPSNIHDNAYAIGTIDFTGDMPVILGPDGPSLGGFVCPATIVQAELWKVGQLKPGDSVRFFRLSFEDACARERAQDESIRTLKPASIASQIAGPTDRAVLGQIEAPIAVVYRQCGDKYLLVEYGPPVLDLNLRFRVHALMEWLKARPLPGMKELTPGIRSLQVHFDSRLLSAQALLEALVAAEAQLPAIDELEVPSRILHLPLSWEDESTLLAIRKYMQSVRDDAPWCPSNIEFIRRINGLESIDEVREIVFAASYLVLGLGDVYLGAPVATPLDPRHRLVTTKYNPARTWTPENAVGIGGAYLCIYGMEGPGGYQFVGRTVQVWNRLRSSADFEAGKPWLLRFFDQIRFYPVTSAELLRFRDAFLQGREKLRIEAETFSLRRYNQFLQQIAPQTAAFKARQQAAFEQERERWRLRGEFDRTATETVDLPADSADEQVALPAGAVAVRATSTANVWQIAVNKGDRVSEGDTLAVLELMKMEMTVAAPVAGVVLDILCTQGRLVSADQVLFALLPE from the coding sequence ATGTTTACGAAAGTGCTCGTCGCCAACCGTGGCGAGATCGCCTGCCGCATCATCCGTACCCTCGAACGGCTGGGGATCGCCTCGGTAGCGGTCTACTCGGAGGCGGACGCCTACGCGGCCCATGTAGCGGCGGCCAGCGAGGCGGTGGCGATCGGACCTGGGCCGGTGGCCGAGAGTTACCTGAGAGCCGATCGGATCATCGAGGCAGCCCGGCGCACCGGTGCTGAGGCTGTCCATCCGGGCTATGGTCTTTTGAGCGAGAACGCCGATTTTGCCGGGGCGTGCGAGGGGGAGGGGCTTGTCTTTATCGGGCCGACGCCGGCCCAGTTGCGCAGTTTTGGCCTGAAGCACCGGGCGCGGGAGCTGGCGGCTCAAAGCCAGGTGCCGCTGTTGCCGGGAACGGCGATCCTGCAGAGCCTGGAGGAAGCGCAGCAGGCAGCATCCCGCATCGGCTACCCGGTGATGCTCAAAAGCACTGCCGGTGGCGGCGGTATCGGCCTGCGCCTCTGCCGCAGCGAGGCGGTGCTCGCCGAATCGCTGGCAGCGGTCCAGCGCTTGAGTCGCAACAACTTTGCCGAAGAAGGTGTCTACCTCGAAAAGTTCGTCGAGCGGGCCCGCCACATCGAGGTGCAAATTTTTGGCGACGGTCAGGGGCGGGTGGTGGCTCTGGGCGAGCGCGACTGCTCGATCCAGCGGCGCAACCAGAAGGTGATCGAGGAGACGCCGGCACCGCACATCGATGCAGCAGCCCGCCAGGCGCTCTTTGCGGCGGCGGTGCGGCTTGCTCGCTCTGTAAACTATCGCTCCGCCGGCACGGTGGAATTTATCTTTGATGCCCAGGGGGAGGCATTTTATTTTCTGGAGATGAACACCCGCCTGCAGGTGGAGCACGGCGTCACCGAGGCGGTGACAGGTATCGATCTCGTCGAGTGGATGGTGCGGCTGGCAGCCGGAGACGCTTCTTTTTTAGAGGAGCGGGTTAAAAGTACTGGCCATGCAATCGAGGTGCGCCTGTACGCCGAGGATCCCCTCCGGCAGTTTCGGCCCAGCACCGGCACCCTGAACGAGGTGCGCCTGCCCACCTCCGTCCGCTGCGACGGCTGGATAGAACGGGGAAGCGAGATTACACCGTTTTACGATCCGCTCCTGGCCAAGCTCATCGCCGCCGGTACCACGCGCCCTGAGGCGCTTGCCCGCCTTAGAGGCGCACTGGCGGAGTGTGCCATTGCCGGGGTCGAGACCAACCTCGACTACCTGCAGCAGATTACAGCCGACCCCGCCTTTACCCAGGGCCAGCTCACCACCCGCTTTCTCGATCACTTTCACTACGCGCCCCGCTATCTTGAAGTCATCGAAGCCGGTACCCAGACCACGATCCAGGACTATCCGGGCCGGGTCGGCTACTGGGATATCGGGGTGCCGCCCTCTGGGCCCATGGACGCCCTCGCCTTCCGGCTCGCCAACCGCGCCGTGGGCAATCCCTCCTGGGCGGCGGGCCTTGAATGCACCCTCCAGGGGCCGGTGCTGCGCTTTTATACGGACGCACTGATCTGTCTTGCTGGGGCGGCGATGGCTGCGGAGCTGGACGGTGAAGCTGTGCCTTTCTGGCAACCGGTGGCGGTGGCCGCCGGGAGTTGTCTGCGGCTGGGAACGGTCGGCTCGGGCGGCTACCGCACCTATCTCGCGATCCGGGGCGGCTTCGATGTACCTGCCTACCTGGGCAGCCGTTCGACTTTTACCCTGGGCCGCTTCGGCGGCCACCGGGGGCGGACGCTGCTGGCCGGGGATCTGCTGCCGGTGGGCGAGGAGCCAGAAGAGGGCACCGCACCGGCGGCGCTGCCGGCGGCGCTCATTCCGGACTATCCGGGTGCGTGGGAGATCGGGGTGATGTATGGACCCCACGGAGCACCGGACTTTTTTAGTGACCGCGACATCGAGGTTTTTTTTGCCAGCGCCTGGCAGGTCCACTACAACTCCGCCCGCACCGGTGTGCGCCTCATCGGCCCCAAACCCGAATGGGCGCGCAGGGACGGCGGTGAGGCCGGGTTGCATCCTTCTAATATCCACGACAACGCCTACGCGATTGGCACCATCGACTTTACCGGCGACATGCCCGTGATCCTCGGCCCCGATGGGCCGAGTCTGGGGGGCTTCGTCTGCCCCGCAACCATCGTTCAAGCAGAACTGTGGAAAGTCGGTCAGCTCAAACCCGGCGACAGCGTGCGCTTTTTTCGCCTGAGCTTTGAAGACGCCTGTGCCCGCGAGCGCGCCCAGGACGAAAGCATCCGCACCCTCAAGCCTGCCTCGATCGCATCGCAGATTGCCGGTCCCACCGATCGGGCGGTGCTGGGGCAGATCGAGGCTCCCATCGCCGTCGTCTATCGCCAGTGCGGCGACAAGTACCTGCTGGTCGAATACGGGCCGCCGGTGCTCGACCTCAACCTGCGCTTTCGCGTCCACGCCCTGATGGAGTGGTTAAAGGCCCGTCCGCTGCCGGGGATGAAGGAGCTGACCCCCGGCATCCGCTCGTTGCAGGTCCACTTCGACAGCCGCCTGCTCTCAGCACAGGCGCTGCTGGAAGCTCTGGTGGCCGCCGAGGCGCAACTACCGGCTATCGACGAGCTGGAGGTGCCCAGCCGCATCCTGCACCTGCCCCTGAGCTGGGAGGACGAATCGACGCTGCTTGCCATTCGCAAGTACATGCAGTCGGTGCGCGACGATGCCCCCTGGTGCCCGAGCAACATCGAATTTATCCGGCGGATCAACGGCCTTGAAAGCATCGACGAGGTGCGCGAGATCGTCTTTGCTGCCAGTTATCTGGTGCTCGGACTGGGGGATGTCTACCTGGGAGCACCGGTGGCCACGCCCCTCGATCCGCGCCACAGGCTCGTGACGACCAAGTACAATCCGGCCCGCACCTGGACGCCTGAGAACGCTGTGGGCATCGGCGGAGCGTACCTGTGCATCTACGGGATGGAAGGTCCGGGCGGCTACCAGTTCGTGGGCCGCACGGTTCAAGTCTGGAACCGCCTGCGCTCGAGTGCCGACTTCGAGGCCGGTAAACCCTGGCTGTTGCGCTTCTTCGATCAGATTCGCTTCTATCCGGTCACAAGCGCCGAACTGCTGCGCTTTCGCGACGCTTTTTTGCAGGGCCGAGAAAAACTGCGCATCGAAGCAGAAACCTTCAGCCTGCGCCGCTACAACCAGTTTCTCCAGCAGATTGCCCCACAGACGGCTGCTTTCAAAGCGAGACAGCAGGCCGCCTTCGAGCAGGAGCGGGAGCGCTGGCGGCTGAGGGGCGAATTTGACCGGACGGCGACAGAAACGGTGGACCTGCCCGCAGATTCTGCCGACGAACAGGTTGCACTCCCTGCCGGTGCGGTTGCCGTGCGCGCCACTTCCACGGCCAACGTCTGGCAGATCGCCGTAAACAAGGGGGACCGCGTCAGCGAGGGCGACACCCTGGCGGTGCTGGAGTTGATGAAGATGGAGATGACGGTTGCCGCTCCCGTTGCGGGGGTGGTGCTCGACATCCTTTGCACCCAGGGGCGGCTGGTCAGTGCCGACCAGGTGCTCTTTGCACTGCTGCCTGAATAG
- a CDS encoding orange carotenoid protein N-terminal domain-containing protein: protein MPFTLASAQAIFAGVAPSRIPAILEEFNRLSIEDRLGLLWFAYTETGRSITRAALGAASMSLVENLLNEIKQKSRAEQTQVMIDIASRADTPISRSYGYFSANTKLGFWYQLAEWMAQGLVAPAPKDYQLSSAANDLFNTIKKLDGGQQIQVLRDIVVNMGFDASVAPAPAPKAEEFQFERTEPVVSGLKVDGINDPTPLAYFEAMNRDDFETAVNLFAEDGALQPPFQKPIVGREAILKYMREEAQGLNMRPAQGIAEVLPDGSKQLRVTGKVQTPWFGVNVAMNLAWRFALNPDGKIFFVAIDMLGSPEELLNLRPPSYR from the coding sequence ATGCCGTTTACGCTCGCGTCGGCACAGGCGATTTTTGCCGGTGTCGCACCCAGCCGCATTCCCGCCATCCTCGAAGAGTTCAATCGTCTGAGCATCGAGGATCGGCTGGGGTTGCTCTGGTTCGCCTACACCGAGACAGGCCGCTCGATCACCCGTGCTGCTTTAGGTGCGGCGAGCATGAGCCTGGTGGAAAACCTGCTGAACGAGATCAAGCAGAAGTCCCGTGCCGAGCAGACCCAGGTGATGATCGACATCGCCAGCCGGGCCGATACGCCCATCAGCCGCTCCTACGGTTACTTCAGCGCCAACACCAAGCTGGGCTTCTGGTACCAGCTAGCGGAGTGGATGGCCCAGGGTCTGGTCGCCCCCGCACCGAAGGACTACCAGCTGTCGTCTGCTGCCAACGATCTTTTCAACACGATCAAAAAGCTCGACGGCGGCCAGCAGATCCAGGTTTTGCGCGACATCGTCGTGAACATGGGCTTCGATGCGAGCGTCGCTCCGGCTCCCGCTCCGAAGGCCGAAGAGTTCCAGTTCGAGCGCACCGAGCCTGTGGTCTCGGGCTTGAAGGTGGATGGCATCAACGATCCGACGCCGCTCGCCTACTTCGAGGCGATGAACCGCGACGACTTTGAGACGGCGGTGAATCTGTTTGCCGAGGACGGTGCCCTGCAGCCGCCTTTTCAAAAGCCGATCGTTGGCCGCGAAGCGATCTTGAAGTACATGCGCGAGGAGGCTCAAGGTCTCAATATGCGACCGGCCCAGGGCATCGCCGAGGTGCTGCCGGACGGCTCGAAGCAACTGCGCGTCACCGGCAAAGTCCAGACGCCCTGGTTTGGGGTGAACGTGGCGATGAACCTCGCCTGGCGCTTTGCCCTCAACCCGGACGGCAAGATCTTCTTCGTCGCCATCGACATGCTCGGCTCTCCTGAGGAGCTGCTCAACCTGCGGCCCCCCAGCTACCGCTAG
- a CDS encoding aminotransferase class I/II-fold pyridoxal phosphate-dependent enzyme encodes MSYVELFTGARRELAAVFAAVDARVKKNLQRVLAAFQAEQIGAHHFAGVSGYGHGDRGRDALDRVFARVFGAEQAAVRVQFVSGTHAIACALFGVLRPGDELLSVAGAPYDTLEEVIGLRGDGQGSLRDFGVSYRELALTSEGKIDWEALDRAVRPETRLVTIQRSCGYSWRASVSIDQIERIVERVKAQNPATVCFVDNCYGEFCEDREPTHVGADLVAGSLIKNPGGTIAPAGGYLAGRSEWVERACARLTAPGIGSEGGSSLDFNRLLMQGLFLAPQVVGEAIKGAQLASFIFDRLGYAVQPRPTEARTDVIQALRLGSADKLIAFCRAIQRSSPIDSYVEPVPDVVPGYADSVVMAGGTFIEGSTIELSADGPLREPYVVYLQGGTHLAHVEIALEAALEALGE; translated from the coding sequence GTGTCCTACGTCGAATTGTTTACCGGGGCTCGCCGGGAGCTGGCAGCGGTCTTTGCTGCGGTCGATGCCCGCGTCAAAAAAAATCTGCAGCGCGTCCTCGCTGCTTTTCAAGCCGAGCAGATCGGTGCCCACCACTTTGCCGGGGTGAGCGGTTACGGCCACGGCGATCGGGGACGCGACGCCCTCGATCGGGTCTTTGCCCGCGTCTTTGGCGCTGAGCAGGCGGCGGTGCGGGTGCAGTTCGTCTCGGGCACCCACGCGATCGCCTGCGCCCTTTTTGGCGTGTTGCGCCCAGGGGATGAGCTACTGTCCGTCGCTGGGGCTCCCTACGACACGCTGGAGGAAGTGATCGGCCTGCGCGGCGATGGGCAGGGCTCCCTGCGGGATTTTGGCGTCTCCTACCGCGAACTGGCTCTGACCTCCGAAGGAAAGATCGATTGGGAAGCCCTCGATCGCGCCGTGCGGCCTGAGACGCGCCTGGTGACCATTCAGCGCTCCTGCGGCTACAGCTGGCGAGCGAGCGTCTCGATCGACCAGATCGAACGCATCGTCGAGCGCGTCAAAGCCCAGAACCCTGCCACGGTCTGCTTTGTCGATAACTGCTATGGCGAATTTTGTGAAGATCGCGAACCGACCCACGTCGGAGCGGACCTGGTGGCCGGTTCGCTCATCAAAAACCCCGGCGGCACGATCGCCCCGGCAGGCGGCTATCTGGCGGGGCGCAGCGAGTGGGTGGAGCGGGCCTGTGCCCGACTTACCGCCCCCGGCATCGGCAGCGAAGGCGGCTCCTCGCTCGATTTCAACCGGCTGTTGATGCAGGGGCTTTTTCTGGCTCCCCAGGTGGTGGGCGAGGCAATCAAGGGTGCTCAACTGGCAAGTTTCATCTTTGATCGACTGGGCTACGCCGTGCAGCCCCGTCCAACCGAAGCGCGCACCGATGTCATCCAGGCACTGCGCCTCGGTTCTGCCGACAAGCTCATCGCCTTTTGCCGGGCGATCCAGCGCAGTTCGCCTATCGACAGCTACGTAGAGCCAGTGCCGGACGTGGTGCCCGGCTACGCCGACAGCGTCGTCATGGCGGGGGGCACGTTTATCGAAGGCAGCACCATCGAACTGTCGGCGGATGGTCCCCTGCGCGAACCCTACGTCGTCTACCTGCAGGGCGGCACCCACCTGGCCCACGTCGAAATCGCCCTGGAGGCTGCCCTTGAAGCCCTGGGCGAGTAA
- a CDS encoding YybH family protein: protein MRYWIALGIVGLALGPLPVFAQSVGDGLVRTDTDFAEATAKRGLEGFLSYFAADATVMAGRPLTSKEDLRAYYGAGFSQPGFQLKWKPIKGEGSGEYGYTLGRYESSFVGPGGKPVTSSGSYLTVWKKQTDGSWKVISDLGSPDPPK from the coding sequence ATGCGCTACTGGATCGCCCTGGGGATCGTCGGGCTGGCACTGGGACCGCTGCCCGTTTTTGCCCAGTCCGTCGGTGACGGACTGGTGCGCACCGACACCGACTTTGCGGAAGCGACGGCAAAGCGGGGACTGGAGGGCTTTCTTTCGTACTTTGCAGCGGATGCGACGGTGATGGCCGGTCGGCCCCTTACCAGCAAAGAAGACCTGCGGGCCTACTACGGGGCCGGGTTCAGCCAACCCGGTTTTCAGTTGAAGTGGAAGCCGATTAAGGGCGAAGGCAGCGGCGAGTACGGCTACACGCTGGGCCGCTACGAATCGTCCTTCGTCGGTCCCGGCGGCAAGCCGGTCACAAGCAGCGGCTCGTACCTCACGGTCTGGAAGAAACAGACGGACGGCAGCTGGAAGGTCATCAGCGATCTCGGTAGCCCCGATCCGCCCAAATAG
- a CDS encoding lysozyme inhibitor LprI family protein codes for MKFHPLLLVSLLTCLVLPAAHGQSQLELNTQACGEYQKADGQLNSVYQQIRRQYSGQKQFLDKLTRAERAWIAYRDAHLDSRFPSNNPQLEYGSVYPMCRCQELTQLTRERIQFLKRWVEGVPEGEVCSGSIRISAVNRPLASRCGSSATHSDQTKG; via the coding sequence ATGAAATTCCATCCTCTTTTGCTCGTATCGCTTTTGACCTGCCTGGTACTTCCTGCTGCCCATGGCCAGAGCCAGCTTGAACTCAACACCCAGGCGTGCGGGGAATATCAAAAAGCGGACGGCCAGCTCAACAGCGTCTATCAGCAGATCCGCAGGCAGTACAGCGGCCAGAAACAGTTTCTAGACAAGCTCACCCGCGCCGAGCGGGCCTGGATCGCTTACCGAGACGCCCATCTAGATTCGCGCTTTCCGTCGAACAATCCTCAGCTCGAATACGGCAGCGTCTATCCGATGTGTCGCTGCCAGGAACTGACGCAACTGACCCGCGAGCGCATCCAGTTTCTCAAGCGCTGGGTAGAAGGTGTGCCCGAGGGCGAAGTCTGTTCCGGCAGCATCCGCATCTCAGCGGTTAATCGCCCACTGGCAAGCCGTTGTGGCTCCAGTGCAACCCATTCTGACCAGACGAAAGGCTAA
- a CDS encoding DUF2808 domain-containing protein — protein sequence MLKLIALILTGVLVAVAAPAMAVDVRGETYFEHIPTLLHAGTDNYSTTYNYARYSFDVAVPANGEAVGSLYIGFPDRIAVPSADMVSVSDSAGKAIALQNYAVQNNTAQLNFAQPVPPGSKINIQFYPMRNPRLGGTYLFEVSAAPAGPAPHLQFLSFGRINFYAPSGGHR from the coding sequence ATGTTGAAACTGATTGCGCTTATTCTGACGGGTGTTCTCGTGGCCGTTGCCGCTCCGGCAATGGCAGTAGACGTGCGGGGCGAGACGTACTTTGAACATATCCCGACGCTATTGCACGCTGGAACCGACAACTACAGCACGACCTACAACTACGCCCGCTACAGCTTCGATGTGGCGGTACCGGCCAACGGTGAAGCGGTGGGTAGTTTGTATATCGGCTTTCCAGATCGGATCGCAGTGCCGAGTGCCGACATGGTGTCGGTGAGCGACAGCGCAGGCAAGGCGATTGCGCTGCAGAACTACGCAGTCCAGAACAATACGGCCCAACTGAACTTTGCCCAGCCAGTGCCGCCAGGCAGCAAGATCAACATCCAGTTCTACCCGATGCGCAACCCCCGCCTCGGTGGCACTTATCTTTTTGAGGTGAGCGCCGCCCCAGCCGGACCGGCACCGCACCTGCAATTTTTGAGCTTCGGGCGGATCAATTTCTATGCCCCGAGCGGCGGCCACCGCTAG
- a CDS encoding Rieske (2Fe-2S) protein, which produces MTQRLWAGPAAQVSAQKPHLVEWAGGEIAVFRVNGAFYALDNLCPHKEAPLVAGSQVFEDGQTWVSCPWHRFLFDPATGRCDRAGFDTRAYPVTIEEGQLYIQVC; this is translated from the coding sequence ATGACGCAGAGGCTCTGGGCAGGACCGGCTGCACAGGTGAGTGCTCAAAAACCCCATCTCGTCGAATGGGCAGGCGGTGAGATCGCTGTGTTCAGGGTAAATGGAGCTTTTTATGCCCTCGATAATCTCTGTCCCCACAAGGAAGCGCCGCTGGTGGCCGGCAGCCAGGTCTTTGAGGATGGGCAGACGTGGGTGAGTTGCCCGTGGCACCGCTTTTTGTTCGATCCGGCGACAGGCCGCTGTGACCGGGCCGGTTTTGACACTCGCGCCTATCCCGTTACGATCGAGGAAGGCCAGCTCTATATCCAGGTATGTTGA
- a CDS encoding FitA-like ribbon-helix-helix domain-containing protein — protein sequence MADILVRDLDPETIERLKQLAQSHNRSLQSELKAILEVAARTQRIHAEVVASIDALRASLKPSNRTAVELLREERDNNEPYR from the coding sequence ATGGCCGATATTCTGGTACGCGACCTTGATCCTGAAACAATTGAGCGGTTAAAACAACTTGCTCAGAGCCACAATCGCTCATTGCAGAGCGAGTTGAAAGCGATCCTCGAAGTAGCAGCCAGAACACAGCGCATACACGCGGAGGTCGTAGCAAGTATCGACGCCCTCAGAGCTAGCCTCAAGCCAAGCAACCGCACCGCTGTCGAACTGTTGCGCGAGGAGCGGGACAATAACGAGCCTTATCGTTGA
- a CDS encoding type II toxin-antitoxin system VapC family toxin, with protein MVDASVAAGWFFPEVYSESARQLLNEPYRLIAPDLFLHELGNIAWKKVRHREMASTQAVQLMRDLRDLSMLQIRAATSVAVAEQALEISMRYDRSFYDSLYLALALEEQLPLITADRKLYNALQGTDLSFTILWVERV; from the coding sequence ATCGTTGATGCAAGCGTTGCTGCTGGCTGGTTCTTTCCAGAAGTTTACTCTGAGTCGGCAAGGCAGCTTCTAAATGAACCCTACAGGTTGATCGCACCAGATCTTTTCTTACACGAGTTGGGCAATATTGCCTGGAAGAAAGTGAGACACAGAGAAATGGCCTCAACTCAAGCCGTTCAATTGATGCGAGATTTGCGCGATCTTTCAATGCTGCAAATTCGTGCAGCCACCTCAGTGGCTGTTGCCGAGCAGGCTCTGGAAATTTCCATGCGCTACGATCGAAGCTTCTACGATAGCCTCTATCTTGCCCTTGCGTTAGAAGAGCAGCTTCCACTGATCACTGCCGATCGCAAACTCTATAACGCATTACAAGGAACTGACTTAAGCTTCACTATTCTTTGGGTCGAGCGAGTCTAA
- a CDS encoding Uma2 family endonuclease encodes MEVPTGRLLTYEEYLHYDDGTDYRHELVDGALAAMTPATGRHERILRFLLFRLQAEIDRSKRDWQVRQSGTGLQTTARRVRIPDLCILTAQQLEDIENTAAVLQTPPPLVVEVVSPESITRDYRYKRSEYAGFGVGEYWIIDPLEQKVSVLVLVEGLYEETMFESTQAIISPTFADLHLSAERILGQEN; translated from the coding sequence ATGGAGGTTCCCACCGGTCGTCTGCTCACTTACGAGGAGTATCTGCACTATGACGACGGCACCGACTACCGCCATGAACTGGTTGATGGAGCCCTCGCGGCAATGACTCCGGCCACCGGCAGGCACGAGCGCATCTTGAGATTTTTGCTGTTTCGCTTGCAGGCTGAGATCGATCGCTCCAAAAGGGACTGGCAGGTACGGCAGAGCGGAACGGGCCTCCAGACCACTGCAAGGCGGGTGCGTATTCCAGACCTGTGCATTCTTACTGCCCAACAGCTGGAGGACATCGAAAACACTGCCGCTGTGCTTCAAACACCACCGCCGCTGGTCGTGGAAGTGGTGAGTCCTGAATCGATCACCCGCGACTACCGCTACAAGCGTTCGGAATATGCAGGTTTCGGGGTGGGTGAGTACTGGATCATCGATCCACTGGAACAGAAGGTGAGCGTCCTGGTTCTCGTAGAAGGGCTCTACGAGGAAACCATGTTTGAAAGCACTCAGGCAATTATCTCGCCGACTTTTGCGGACTTACATCTGAGTGCAGAACGAATTCTTGGCCAGGAAAATTAG
- a CDS encoding alpha/beta hydrolase family esterase — MPKTIARFLLCFTLLLCIAFPVSAAEITRQSISSEGRDRTYYTFVPDNVKAPAPLIVMLHGSGRDGRLLLEKWRDCASKEGIVLVGPDASDRAGWTTPVDGPEFLFNLVESLKKRYPIDPQRVYLFGHSAGAVFGLIMALDESEYFAAAAVSAGALLPQQYSIIDSADRKIPIFIQVGTRDEFFPMEFVRATRDVLKKRGFPIELKEIPDHNHNYYAIADQINQDAWNFLKEHQLSNAPKYVHYEFK, encoded by the coding sequence ATGCCAAAAACAATCGCACGGTTTCTTCTATGCTTCACTTTACTTTTATGCATTGCTTTTCCGGTATCAGCTGCAGAAATCACTAGACAGAGTATAAGTTCTGAAGGCAGAGACCGAACTTACTACACATTTGTCCCTGATAATGTCAAAGCTCCTGCCCCGCTGATTGTCATGCTGCATGGCTCCGGGCGGGACGGCAGGCTGCTTTTAGAAAAATGGCGAGATTGTGCTAGCAAGGAAGGCATTGTTCTGGTTGGTCCGGATGCCAGCGATCGGGCGGGGTGGACCACACCGGTAGACGGGCCTGAATTTCTCTTCAACCTCGTCGAATCGCTCAAGAAACGCTACCCGATCGATCCGCAGCGCGTGTACCTGTTCGGCCATTCTGCTGGAGCCGTTTTTGGTCTGATTATGGCTCTGGATGAGTCAGAATATTTCGCAGCAGCGGCAGTTAGTGCTGGTGCTCTTTTGCCGCAACAGTACTCAATCATCGACAGCGCCGATCGTAAGATTCCAATCTTTATTCAGGTGGGAACACGCGATGAATTTTTTCCAATGGAATTTGTACGGGCGACCCGAGATGTCCTAAAAAAACGTGGCTTTCCCATTGAACTTAAGGAAATACCGGACCACAACCACAACTACTATGCCATCGCCGACCAGATCAATCAGGACGCCTGGAATTTCCTCAAGGAGCATCAACTTTCTAATGCACCAAAGTATGTACATTATGAGTTCAAGTAG